Proteins from a single region of Oncorhynchus clarkii lewisi isolate Uvic-CL-2024 unplaced genomic scaffold, UVic_Ocla_1.0 unplaced_contig_13973_pilon_pilon, whole genome shotgun sequence:
- the LOC139395215 gene encoding keratin-associated protein 10-8-like gives MCVTEEHQSLSSMDCVLVDCVPVDCVLVDCVPVDCALVDCAPVDCVPVDCVLVDCVLVECDLVECGPVDCGPVDCVLVDCVLVDCAPVDCVPVDCVPVDCVLVDCVPVDCVPVDCAPVDCDLVECDPVDCVLVDCGPVDCVPVDCVLVDCVLVDCDLVECDPVDCGPVDCVPVDCVLVDCVLVDCVLVDCVLVDCVLVYCDPVDCGPVDCVLVDCAPVDCVLVDCAPVDCVPVDCAPVDCVPVDCAPVDCVPVDCAPVDCVPVDCAPVDCAPVDCAPVDCVPVDCAPVDCVPVDCVPVDCVLVDCVLVYCDPVDCAPVDCVPVDCVLVDCAPVDCVLVDCDPVDCGPVDCVLVDCAAVDCVLVDCVLVDCAAVDCVLVDCAPVDCVPVDCAPVL, from the exons atgtgtgtgacTGAGGAGCACCAGTCTCTGTCTTCCA tggactgtgttctagtggactgtgttccagtggactgtgttctagtggactgtgttccagTGGACTGTGCTCTAGTGGACTGTGCTCCAGTGGACTGTGTtccagtggactgtgttctagtggactgtgttctagtgGAATGTGATCTAGTGGAATGTGGTCCAGTGGACTGTGGtccagtggactgtgttctagtggactgtgttctagtggactgtgctccagtggactgtgttccagtggactgtgttccagtggactgtgttctagtggactgtgttccagTGGACTGTGTTCCAGTGGACTGTGCTCCAGTGGACTGTGATCTAGTGGAATGTGAtccagtggactgtgttctagtggactgtggtccagtggactgtgttccagtggactgtgttctagtggactgtgttctagtgGACTGTGATCTAGTGGAATGTGATCCAGTGGACTGTGGTCCAGTGGACTGTGTtccagtggactgtgttctagtggactgtgttctagtggactgtgttctagtggactgtgttctagtggactgtgttctagtgTACTGTGATCCAGTGGACTGTGGtccagtggactgtgttctagtggactgtgctccagtggactgtgttctagtgGACTGTGCTCCAGTGGACTGTGTTCCAGTGGACTGTGCTCCAGTGGACTGTGTTCCAGTGGACTGTGCTCCAGTGGACTGTGTTCCAGTGGACTGTGCTCCAGTGGACTGTGTTCCAGTGGACTGTGCTCCAGTGGACTGTGCTCCAGTGGACTGTGCTCCAGTGGACTGTGTTCCAGTGGACTGTGCTCCAGTGGACTGTGTTCCAGTGGACTGTGTtccagtggactgtgttctagtggactgtgttctagtgTACTGTGATCCAGTGGACTGTGCTCCAGTGGACTGTGTtccagtggactgtgttctagtggactgtgctccagtggactgtgttctagtgGACTGTGATCCAGTGGACTGTGGtccagtggactgtgttctagtggactgtgctgcagtggactgtgttctagtggactgtgttctagtggactgtgctgcagtggactgtgttctagtgGACTGTGCTCCAGTGGACTGTGTTCCAGTGGACTGTGCTCCAGTGCTTTAG